Proteins encoded by one window of Bacteroidota bacterium:
- a CDS encoding DUF3467 domain-containing protein has translation MNDPQQPGGQQINIELGEKEAEGIYSNLAIITHSPAEFVIDFTRVLPGVPKAKVLARLIMTAQHAKLLMHALEDNISKFEGKFGEIKIHGDAPGGFGFQPVVKDEKVH, from the coding sequence ATGAATGATCCACAGCAACCCGGCGGACAGCAAATCAACATTGAGTTGGGTGAAAAAGAAGCGGAAGGAATCTACTCGAATCTTGCTATCATTACCCACTCGCCGGCAGAGTTTGTTATTGATTTCACAAGAGTCTTGCCCGGTGTTCCGAAAGCAAAGGTGTTGGCTCGTCTTATTATGACAGCCCAACACGCCAAATTGCTCATGCACGCCCTTGAAGATAATATCAGCAAGTTCGAAGGCAAATTTGGCGAGATAAAGATCCATGGTGACGCGCCGGGCGGATTCGGATTTCAGCCCGTTGTCAAGGACGAGAAAGTACACTAA
- a CDS encoding HIT domain-containing protein, with protein sequence MDCVFCKIAAHQLPAEILYETENVVAILDINPIHYGHALVIPKTHCTDFLHVRERDLHDVLHVTQIVARAMVQSLELEGFNIFSNNGKAAGQSVFHFHMHVTPRYPDDDIKFVLTLKTYDGNAMATYAEKIRRLITN encoded by the coding sequence GTGGATTGTGTTTTTTGCAAAATTGCCGCGCATCAACTCCCGGCTGAGATTCTGTATGAGACTGAGAACGTCGTTGCGATTCTCGATATCAACCCCATCCATTACGGGCATGCCCTTGTTATTCCCAAAACACATTGCACAGATTTCCTGCATGTGCGGGAAAGGGACCTTCACGATGTGCTTCACGTGACTCAAATTGTGGCAAGGGCCATGGTACAATCACTGGAGCTCGAGGGCTTCAACATATTCTCGAACAACGGCAAGGCGGCAGGACAGTCTGTGTTTCATTTTCACATGCATGTAACGCCGCGTTATCCCGACGACGACATCAAGTTTGTGCTCACGTTAAAAACATACGACGGCAACGCAATGGCAACTTATGCGGAGAAGATCCGTCGACTTATTACCAACTAA
- the hslU gene encoding ATP-dependent protease ATPase subunit HslU — MNDTPQPGSEQRARELTPREIVRELDKYIIGQQNAKKSVAIALRNRWRRLQVRSGLREEIMPNNIILIGPTGVGKTEIARRLAKLSDAPFIKVEASKFTEVGYVGRDVESIIRDLTEYAVNMVKAEKRAEVNDKAKEMSEERILDILIPPSRKRHAVPAEGPLLNTDEQEDNKATREKFRQKLRDGKLEDKIVELDVPASNDAPLMQVIGPMNLEEMGVNLQEMFGGLMPKKMKKRKVSVAEARVILANEEAKKLIDQDAAIKQALLRVENSGIVFLDEIDKIAGSKSTSGPDVSREGVQRDLLPVVEGSNVMTKYGMVRTDHILFIASGAFHMSKPSDLIPELQGRFPIRVELSSLTEDDFVKILTIPQNALIKQYAALIETEGVEVEFSDDGIREIAKIASEVNENVENIGARRLHTIMTSLLDDILFDAPDDLEEKKILINRELVQSKLLNIAKNRDLSRYIL, encoded by the coding sequence ATGAACGACACACCACAGCCGGGATCCGAACAGCGCGCACGGGAGTTGACCCCGCGTGAAATTGTACGCGAATTGGACAAGTACATTATCGGACAGCAAAATGCAAAAAAATCCGTGGCAATTGCTTTACGTAACCGGTGGCGGCGACTGCAAGTCCGCTCCGGCCTGCGCGAAGAGATCATGCCGAACAACATCATTCTGATCGGCCCGACAGGTGTCGGGAAAACGGAAATAGCCCGCAGGCTGGCAAAACTCTCGGATGCCCCGTTCATCAAGGTTGAAGCGTCGAAGTTCACGGAGGTAGGCTATGTTGGCCGCGATGTCGAATCGATTATCCGCGACTTGACTGAATATGCAGTCAATATGGTCAAGGCCGAGAAGCGCGCCGAGGTGAACGACAAGGCAAAGGAAATGAGCGAGGAACGCATCCTCGACATTCTCATCCCTCCTTCGCGGAAACGTCACGCTGTTCCCGCGGAAGGGCCGCTCCTCAATACAGATGAGCAGGAGGATAACAAGGCAACCCGCGAGAAATTCCGGCAGAAGTTGCGTGATGGCAAACTCGAAGACAAGATTGTCGAGCTTGATGTTCCAGCATCCAACGATGCGCCGCTGATGCAGGTTATCGGTCCGATGAATCTGGAGGAAATGGGCGTCAACCTGCAGGAAATGTTCGGCGGATTGATGCCGAAGAAGATGAAGAAGCGCAAAGTAAGCGTGGCGGAGGCCCGGGTTATTCTCGCAAATGAAGAAGCAAAGAAACTGATTGACCAGGATGCTGCCATCAAGCAGGCGCTGCTCAGGGTTGAGAACTCAGGCATTGTGTTTCTGGATGAGATTGACAAGATTGCCGGTTCAAAATCGACATCCGGGCCCGATGTGTCACGCGAGGGTGTTCAGCGCGACTTGTTGCCCGTTGTCGAAGGCTCGAATGTTATGACGAAATATGGAATGGTTCGCACAGATCATATTCTGTTCATAGCTTCGGGGGCGTTTCATATGTCGAAGCCCTCCGATCTTATCCCGGAACTTCAGGGACGATTTCCGATTCGTGTTGAGTTAAGCAGTCTCACCGAAGACGATTTCGTCAAGATTCTCACCATACCTCAGAATGCCTTGATCAAACAATACGCGGCGCTGATTGAAACGGAGGGAGTGGAAGTGGAGTTTTCTGACGACGGAATCCGGGAGATTGCAAAGATCGCAAGCGAAGTGAATGAGAACGTCGAGAACATTGGCGCCCGCAGGCTGCACACCATCATGACGTCACTCCTCGACGATATCCTCTTCGACGCACCGGATGACCTTGAGGAGAAGAAGATTCTCATCAATCGTGAGCTTGTGCAATCAAAGCTCTTGAATATTGCCAAGAATCGGGATTTGAGCCGGTACATTCTCTGA